Within Cyanobium sp. AMD-g, the genomic segment CCGGCGGCACAGAGGGCGCGGCGCAGGCGCCGCTCCAGCTGCTGGGCCGGTTCGAGGCCCCCGGGAATCAGGGGATCGGGAAGATGGCAAGCGAAGTGGTCGTAACCCACCAGCCGGGCCACCTCCTCGATCAGGTCCACCTCGCGCTTGAGGTCCATGGCACGCTCCGGCGGCACCCGCACCTGCCAGCCTTCCTCCTCCTCCTCCAGCACGCAGCCGAGGGCCTCCAGGGTGGCGCCGATGCGCCCGTCGTCGAGATCCTGCTCCTCACCATCCGCCAGCAGGACCGGACCGAGCAGGTTATGGAGGGCGTCGCGGCGCAGCGCCAGGGGCAGCTGATCTGCCTCTTCTTTTTGATGCAGCCAGCGGCCTTCCAGCTGGGCTCCGGTCAGCTCCTGGAGCAGGGCCACGGCCCGGTCGGCGGCGGCCAGGGTGATCTCCGGCGGCACTCCCTTCTCGAAACGGCTGCAGGCTTCGGTCCGCAACCCAACACTGCGGGCCGAGCGCCGCACGGCCTGGGGGGCGAACACCGCCGCCTCCAGCCAGATGGCGGTGGTGGCTTCGGTGACGGCCTCACCCAGTCCACCCATCACGCCGGCCAGGGCGACCGGTTGGTCGGTGTAGGTGACCACCAGGGCCTCCTCACTCAAGGTGCGCTCCTGGCCATCGAGGGCCACGAAAGCCTCACCACGGCGTCCCTGGCGCAGGCCGATGCTGCCTGGCTCGGGGGTGCCGCCCGTGAGCGCCCCCAGGCGATCCCGGTCGAAGGCGTGCAGGGGCTGGCCCGTTTCCAGCATCACCAGGTTGGTGATGTCCACCACATTGTTGATGGGGCGCACACCGGCCCGCTCCAGCCGCTGGCGCAGCCAGTCCGGGGAAGGGCCCACCTTGAGGCCGCTGAGGGCGGTGAGGCTGAACAGGCCGCCCGCCTCGATGGCCTGGCGGTCGGCCGCCGCGGCGGCCAGGGGCTGGGCCGCCACCACGGGCGCCGCCGCGGGGAAGGTGGTGCTGCCGCCGCTGAGGGCCGCCACCTCGCGGGCGATCCCCCGCATCGACAGGCCATCGGGCCGGTTGGCGGTGATGGCCAGCTCCAGCACCTGGTCATCCAGGCCCAGCAGCGGACCCACGGGCGTCCCCAGGGGGGGCACGCTGGTCAGCAGTTGGTCAAGTTCCGCGATGCCGTCGCTGCCGTCGTCGAGGCCCAGCTCCCGCAGGGAGCAGATCATGCCGCTGCTGGCCACCCCCCGCAGTTCGGCGGGCTTGATCGTCAGCCCCACCGCCGGCAGGGTGCTGCCCACCAGGGCCACGGGCACGTGCAGGCCCTGGCGCACATTCGGGGCGCCACAGACGATCTGAAGCGGTTCGCCATCCCCCACATCCACCCGGCAGACACTCAGCTTGTCGGCGTTGGGATGGGGATCGCGCTGCACGACATGGCCCACCACCACACCGGCCGCCCGGGCCGCCAGATCCTCGATGGCCTCCACCTCGAAACCGGCGATCGAGAGGCGCTCCGCCAGGTGCTCAGGGTCAAGACAGGCCGGTTCCACGCTGACCAGCTCCCGGAGCCATTGGAGCGAAACCAGCATCGGACCGTTGCACAGCAGCTATCCACCTTAGGAAGTGATCAAGGCCTGTCCCACCGGGAGGTATGGTGCTGAATCGTCTCCCTGCAACGCATACGCGGCGCAACGTCCTTCCATGGCCAAGAACAAGGGCGTCCGGCTGGTGATCACCCTCGAGTGCACCGAATGCCGGTCCAACCCCGCCAAGCGGTCCCCTGGCGTGTCCCGGTACACGACCCAGAAGAACCGCCGCAACACCACCGAACGGATCGAACTCAAGAAGTTCTGCCCCCACTGCAACGCCTCCACCGTCCACAAGGAGATCAAGTGAGTCTGCTTTCCTCGCGGAAGCCTTTCTCCTGACCATCCTCCGGACCCTGCAGCGGCAGTTCCCCCTCTTCGTTCCCCCATTCCGTTTCCATGTCCAGTTCCTTCTTCAAAAAGCGTCTTTCGCCGATCAAGCCCGGTGATCCGATCGACTACAAGGACGTCGATCTGCTCAAGAAATTCATCACCGAGCGCGGCAAGATCCTGCCCCGCCGCCTCACCGGCCTGACGGCCAAGCAGCAGCGCGACCTCACCAATGCCGTCAAGCGGGCACGCATCGTGGCCCTGCTGCCCTTCGTGAATCCAGAAGGCTGAGTTGCCCCCCGCCTCGCGTCGGTTCACGGCG encodes:
- the pheT gene encoding phenylalanine--tRNA ligase subunit beta; this translates as MLVSLQWLRELVSVEPACLDPEHLAERLSIAGFEVEAIEDLAARAAGVVVGHVVQRDPHPNADKLSVCRVDVGDGEPLQIVCGAPNVRQGLHVPVALVGSTLPAVGLTIKPAELRGVASSGMICSLRELGLDDGSDGIAELDQLLTSVPPLGTPVGPLLGLDDQVLELAITANRPDGLSMRGIAREVAALSGGSTTFPAAAPVVAAQPLAAAAADRQAIEAGGLFSLTALSGLKVGPSPDWLRQRLERAGVRPINNVVDITNLVMLETGQPLHAFDRDRLGALTGGTPEPGSIGLRQGRRGEAFVALDGQERTLSEEALVVTYTDQPVALAGVMGGLGEAVTEATTAIWLEAAVFAPQAVRRSARSVGLRTEACSRFEKGVPPEITLAAADRAVALLQELTGAQLEGRWLHQKEEADQLPLALRRDALHNLLGPVLLADGEEQDLDDGRIGATLEALGCVLEEEEEGWQVRVPPERAMDLKREVDLIEEVARLVGYDHFACHLPDPLIPGGLEPAQQLERRLRRALCAAGLQEIVSLSLVAAAPGRVPLANPLLADYGHLRDNLHQELLQAARRNLQASLPGFWGFEIGRVFPGGAASGEEGHAERTLLVGVIAGERRGERWRSSGKPAPPDYFQARGVLQAGLEPLRLPLEDRPLTDAPLLHPGRAAQLVVEGKPAGWFGQLHPADADALDLPAATYVFQLELEPLLSAGTRRNRWQPAFRPFATVPASERDLALVVPTDTSAAALLAAIRKAGKPLLEQAELVDRYEGSQLEAGRCSQAFRLRYRDSARTLTDEEVEAAHGRVREALERQFGAEQRR
- the rpmG gene encoding 50S ribosomal protein L33, translated to MAKNKGVRLVITLECTECRSNPAKRSPGVSRYTTQKNRRNTTERIELKKFCPHCNASTVHKEIK
- the rpsR gene encoding 30S ribosomal protein S18 → MSSSFFKKRLSPIKPGDPIDYKDVDLLKKFITERGKILPRRLTGLTAKQQRDLTNAVKRARIVALLPFVNPEG